In Streptomyces ambofaciens ATCC 23877, a single genomic region encodes these proteins:
- a CDS encoding MFS transporter yields MSETALKAPGVPDAGRWKALVFIALAQLMVVLDATIVNIALPSAQQDLGISDGNRQWVVTAYALAFGGLLLFGGRIADLWGRKRTFVLGLAGFAVASALGGAATSEAMMFGSRALQGVFGALLAPAALSLLAVMFTDAKERAKAFGIYGAIAGGGGAVGLILGGFLTEYLNWRWTFFVNIPFAIVAAAGAYLVIREPQGSRNRSPLDVPGVILSTLGLVALVYGFTRAESNGWGDAVTVGMFVGAAVLLLAFVVVESKVKAPLLPLRVVTERNRGGIYLSLGLAIIAMFGLFLFLTYYLQIVKGYSPVKTGFAFLPMIAGMITGSTQIGTRLMTRVAPRLLMGPGFLVAALGMLLLTQLEIDTSYAAVLLPGMLLLGLGMGTAFMPAMSMATMGVEPRDAGVASAMVNTSQQVGGAIGTALLNTIAASATTSYIADHIGGAASRSQQQLVQLEGQVQGYTSAIWFAVGILAAAAVIALTFVNAGRPEQTTVTGSGAGDAVEDELPVPVVAH; encoded by the coding sequence ATGTCTGAAACAGCCCTCAAGGCCCCCGGCGTCCCGGACGCCGGGCGCTGGAAAGCGCTCGTCTTCATCGCGCTCGCCCAGCTGATGGTCGTCCTCGACGCCACCATCGTGAACATCGCCCTGCCCTCCGCCCAGCAGGACCTCGGCATCTCCGACGGCAACCGGCAGTGGGTCGTCACGGCCTACGCCCTCGCCTTCGGCGGCCTGCTGCTGTTCGGCGGCCGGATAGCCGACCTGTGGGGGCGCAAGCGCACCTTCGTCCTCGGTCTGGCCGGCTTCGCGGTCGCCTCGGCGCTCGGCGGTGCGGCCACCAGCGAGGCGATGATGTTCGGCTCCCGCGCCCTCCAGGGCGTCTTCGGCGCCCTGCTCGCGCCCGCCGCGCTCTCCCTGCTCGCCGTGATGTTCACGGACGCCAAGGAGCGCGCCAAGGCCTTCGGCATCTACGGTGCGATCGCCGGTGGTGGCGGCGCCGTCGGCCTGATCCTCGGCGGCTTCCTCACCGAGTACCTGAACTGGCGCTGGACCTTCTTCGTCAACATCCCGTTCGCGATCGTCGCGGCGGCCGGCGCCTACCTCGTCATCCGTGAACCGCAGGGCAGCCGCAACCGCTCGCCCCTCGACGTCCCCGGCGTGATCCTGTCCACGCTCGGCCTGGTCGCCCTCGTCTACGGCTTCACCCGCGCCGAGTCGAACGGCTGGGGCGACGCGGTGACGGTCGGCATGTTCGTCGGTGCGGCCGTGCTGCTCCTCGCCTTCGTGGTCGTCGAGTCGAAGGTCAAGGCCCCGCTGCTGCCGCTGCGCGTCGTCACCGAGCGCAACCGGGGCGGGATCTACCTCTCGCTGGGCCTCGCGATCATCGCGATGTTCGGGCTGTTCCTCTTCCTCACCTACTACCTGCAGATCGTGAAGGGCTACTCGCCGGTCAAGACCGGCTTCGCCTTCCTGCCGATGATCGCGGGCATGATCACGGGCTCCACGCAGATCGGTACCCGGCTGATGACCCGGGTCGCGCCCCGCCTGCTGATGGGCCCGGGCTTCCTGGTCGCCGCCCTCGGCATGCTGCTGCTGACCCAGCTGGAGATCGACACCTCCTACGCCGCCGTGCTGCTGCCCGGCATGCTGCTGCTCGGCCTCGGCATGGGTACGGCCTTCATGCCGGCCATGTCCATGGCCACCATGGGAGTGGAGCCGCGGGACGCCGGTGTCGCCTCCGCGATGGTCAACACCTCGCAGCAGGTGGGCGGTGCGATCGGTACGGCGCTGCTGAACACGATCGCCGCCTCGGCCACCACGTCCTACATCGCCGACCACATCGGCGGCGCGGCCTCCCGCTCCCAGCAGCAGCTGGTCCAGCTGGAGGGCCAGGTGCAGGGCTACACCAGCGCGATCTGGTTCGCCGTCGGCATCCTGGCCGCGGCCGCCGTGATCGCCCTGACCTTCGTCAACGCCGGGCGCCCGGAGCAGACCACCGTCACGGGTTCCGGTGCGGGCGACGCGGTCGAGGACGAGCTGCCGGTGCCCGTCGTCGCCCACTGA
- a CDS encoding M6 family metalloprotease domain-containing protein, translated as MQPQPQPQPPSRRIRPRRLAAIATVTVVTFAVSTSAGTGRLAPGTTAAGPGGPAALSRSSAHGPCMITGGPEIQMSEGVPTSAGYARSTGTVRALTLMIDFSDAPGEGEALDRYAEFFPQTEEWFRTSSYGRLDYRPETPLRDWLRMPKSFAEYGIERGAPFEPGYREMVQDLVAEADAKVDFQEYDLLNVLVTPNAGPSALDTVLSVTFAGNPEAPVADGVPVSNASFVYSRQDDGSGSYDETGYRVLPHENGHVFGLPDLYTQEGGGAVGHWDIMSEDWGANNDVLGWHKWKLGWLDPAQVHCASAPGTREYTLTPLARKGGDKVVVVPLDGRSGYAVELRTREGNDETVCRPGVLIYKVDADVDTGMGPVTVFDSRRDSGGCTRSPNVHAELSDAAFVPGETFEDPRRGITIAVSGADPNGDHKVRVTRG; from the coding sequence ATGCAGCCGCAGCCGCAGCCGCAGCCGCCGAGCCGTCGGATACGCCCGCGCCGGCTGGCCGCGATCGCCACCGTCACCGTCGTGACCTTCGCGGTCAGCACCTCGGCCGGCACCGGGCGGCTCGCGCCGGGCACCACGGCGGCGGGCCCCGGCGGCCCGGCCGCCCTCTCCCGGTCCTCCGCGCACGGCCCCTGCATGATCACCGGCGGTCCCGAGATCCAGATGTCCGAGGGCGTCCCCACCTCCGCCGGCTACGCCCGCTCCACCGGCACCGTCCGCGCCCTCACCCTGATGATCGACTTCTCCGACGCACCCGGCGAGGGCGAGGCGCTCGACCGCTACGCGGAGTTCTTCCCGCAGACCGAGGAGTGGTTCCGCACCAGCTCCTACGGCCGCCTCGACTACCGTCCCGAGACGCCGCTCCGCGACTGGCTGCGGATGCCGAAGTCGTTCGCCGAGTACGGCATAGAGCGGGGCGCACCCTTCGAGCCCGGTTACCGGGAGATGGTGCAGGACCTGGTCGCGGAGGCCGACGCGAAGGTCGACTTCCAGGAGTACGACCTCCTGAACGTGCTGGTCACCCCGAACGCCGGCCCCTCCGCCCTGGACACCGTCCTGTCCGTCACCTTCGCCGGCAACCCCGAGGCCCCGGTGGCCGACGGCGTCCCGGTCTCCAACGCGTCCTTCGTCTACTCCCGGCAGGACGACGGCTCGGGCTCCTACGACGAGACCGGCTACCGCGTCCTCCCCCACGAGAATGGCCACGTCTTCGGTCTCCCGGACCTCTACACCCAGGAGGGCGGGGGAGCCGTCGGCCACTGGGACATCATGAGCGAGGACTGGGGCGCCAACAACGACGTCCTCGGCTGGCACAAGTGGAAGCTGGGCTGGCTGGACCCCGCCCAGGTGCACTGCGCGTCGGCGCCGGGGACGCGGGAGTACACGCTGACGCCGCTGGCCCGCAAGGGCGGCGACAAGGTGGTGGTCGTCCCGCTGGACGGCCGCAGCGGGTACGCGGTCGAGCTGCGCACCCGCGAGGGCAACGACGAGACGGTGTGCCGGCCGGGTGTGCTGATCTACAAGGTCGACGCGGACGTGGACACCGGAATGGGCCCGGTGACGGTGTTCGACTCCCGCCGGGACAGCGGCGGCTGCACCCGCAGCCCGAACGTCCACGCCGAACTCTCGGACGCCGCCTTCGTTCCGGGCGAGACCTTCGAGGACCCGCGCCGGGGCATCACGATCGCGGTGTCGGGGGCGGACCCGAACGGCGACCACAAGGTGCGGGTCACCCGGGGGTGA
- a CDS encoding TetR/AcrR family transcriptional regulator — translation MSSTAPASPGDPVPSAGPASFAPQSPASGSGTGPQALSLTERRKAETRMAIARAAARLFVGQGLRATRAEDIARAAGVAPRTFYRYFATKEEAVAPLYALGAERWAAAVREAPPELSPSEALEHAVRHTLTPGAGVSAASWEWARTLIRLAESSPALRKVWAEVCHTTERSLAEVLAERMSGGDDNVAARLRAAPELHFGAAVAGAAVRVAVERWATSPESARSPLEAALRNLQGMRGFTWEPGPAPRG, via the coding sequence GTGAGCAGCACCGCCCCCGCATCGCCCGGCGACCCCGTCCCGTCCGCCGGTCCGGCGTCCTTCGCCCCCCAGTCGCCCGCCTCCGGCTCCGGTACCGGTCCGCAGGCGCTCTCCCTGACCGAGCGGCGCAAGGCCGAGACCCGGATGGCCATCGCCCGCGCGGCGGCCCGCCTCTTCGTCGGCCAGGGCCTGCGAGCCACCCGGGCCGAGGACATCGCCCGGGCCGCCGGCGTCGCCCCGCGCACCTTCTACCGCTACTTCGCCACCAAGGAGGAGGCCGTCGCCCCGCTCTACGCGCTGGGCGCCGAGCGCTGGGCGGCGGCCGTGCGCGAGGCCCCGCCCGAGCTGAGCCCCTCCGAGGCCCTGGAGCACGCCGTACGGCACACGCTGACGCCGGGCGCCGGCGTCTCGGCGGCGTCCTGGGAATGGGCCCGCACGCTCATCCGGCTGGCCGAGAGCAGCCCGGCCCTGCGCAAGGTGTGGGCGGAGGTCTGCCACACGACGGAGCGGAGCCTTGCGGAGGTGCTGGCCGAGCGGATGTCCGGCGGTGACGACAACGTTGCCGCGCGTCTGAGGGCCGCGCCCGAACTGCACTTCGGTGCCGCCGTCGCGGGGGCGGCGGTGCGGGTGGCCGTGGAGCGCTGGGCCACCTCCCCCGAGTCCGCCCGCAGTCCCCTGGAAGCGGCCCTGCGCAACCTGCAGGGCATGCGGGGATTCACCTGGGAGCCGGGACCCGCACCGCGAGGGTAG
- a CDS encoding DeoR/GlpR family DNA-binding transcription regulator, protein MYAPERQQEILRLARDGGRVDVVSLAEEFQVTAETIRRDLKALDRAGLLRRVHGGAIPAGRLDFEPDLAERESTAADEKDRIAKAALAELPADGTMILDAGSTVALLAAAIPPESSLTVVTHSLPIAARLADHPGIQLHLVGGRVRHRTRAAVDAWALRAYGEIRADLVLVAANGFSAEHGLTTPDLAEAAVKRAAVAAARRVVLLADSSKHGQEHFARFGALSDVDLLITDGGLSPDDATAIERAGTEVVRA, encoded by the coding sequence ATGTACGCACCGGAGCGGCAGCAGGAGATCCTCCGGCTCGCCCGGGACGGCGGCCGGGTGGACGTGGTGTCGCTGGCCGAGGAGTTCCAGGTGACGGCGGAGACCATCCGCCGTGACCTGAAGGCTCTGGACCGCGCCGGCCTGCTCCGCCGGGTGCACGGTGGCGCGATCCCCGCCGGCCGGCTCGACTTCGAGCCCGACCTCGCCGAGCGCGAGTCCACGGCGGCCGACGAGAAGGACCGCATCGCCAAGGCGGCCCTGGCGGAACTGCCGGCCGACGGCACGATGATCCTCGACGCCGGTTCGACGGTGGCCCTGCTGGCCGCGGCGATCCCGCCGGAGTCCTCGCTGACCGTCGTCACCCACAGCCTGCCCATCGCGGCCCGCCTCGCCGACCACCCCGGCATCCAGCTCCACCTGGTCGGCGGGCGCGTGCGGCACCGTACGCGCGCCGCCGTGGACGCCTGGGCACTGCGCGCGTACGGCGAGATCCGCGCCGACCTGGTCCTGGTGGCCGCCAACGGCTTCTCCGCCGAGCACGGCCTGACCACGCCCGACCTCGCCGAGGCCGCGGTGAAACGGGCCGCCGTCGCGGCCGCCCGGCGGGTGGTGCTGCTCGCCGACTCCTCCAAGCACGGCCAGGAGCACTTCGCCCGCTTCGGTGCCCTGAGCGACGTGGACCTGCTGATCACCGACGGCGGGCTGAGCCCCGACGACGCCACCGCCATCGAGCGCGCCGGCACGGAAGTAGTACGCGCATGA
- a CDS encoding helix-turn-helix transcriptional regulator translates to MTTDTPARLLTLLSLLQTPREWPGGELADRLGVSRRTVRRDIDRLRELGYPVQSTMGADGGYRLVAGKAMPPLVLDDEEAVAIAVGLRAGAGHAVEGVDEASVRALAKLEQVLPSRLRHRVATLQAATTPLISGDGPSIAPETLTVMASAVAGRERLRFAYRAGDGTESRRVTEPYRLVSTGRRWYLVAYDLDREDWRTFRVDRVSGPSATGARFAPRELPTGSAAEYLRRSMQRHGDSYEIVVAFDAPAEVVAARLPQWLGEPEAADDGASCVLRATVSDAVEWMALRLAMLDVDFRVREPVELVECVRGLGARLARAAEGA, encoded by the coding sequence ATGACGACGGACACTCCGGCCCGGCTCCTGACGCTTCTCTCTCTCCTCCAGACGCCCCGCGAGTGGCCCGGCGGCGAACTCGCCGACCGGCTCGGGGTCTCCCGTCGCACGGTCCGGCGGGACATCGACCGGCTGCGTGAGCTGGGCTATCCGGTGCAGTCGACCATGGGCGCCGACGGCGGCTACCGGCTGGTGGCCGGCAAGGCGATGCCGCCGCTCGTCCTCGACGACGAGGAGGCGGTGGCGATCGCGGTCGGTCTGCGCGCCGGTGCCGGGCACGCGGTGGAGGGCGTGGACGAGGCGTCGGTGCGGGCGCTGGCCAAGCTGGAGCAGGTGCTGCCGTCGCGGCTGCGTCACCGCGTCGCCACGCTCCAGGCCGCGACGACACCGCTGATCAGCGGGGACGGCCCGAGCATCGCGCCCGAGACGCTGACCGTCATGGCCTCCGCGGTGGCCGGGCGGGAGCGGCTGCGGTTCGCCTACCGCGCGGGGGACGGCACCGAGTCGCGGCGCGTGACGGAGCCGTACCGGCTGGTGTCGACGGGGCGCCGCTGGTACCTGGTCGCCTACGACCTCGACCGGGAGGACTGGCGGACCTTCCGGGTGGACCGGGTGAGCGGGCCGTCGGCGACCGGGGCGCGGTTCGCTCCGCGCGAGCTGCCGACCGGGAGCGCGGCGGAGTACCTGCGGCGCTCGATGCAGCGGCACGGCGACTCGTACGAGATCGTGGTCGCCTTCGACGCCCCGGCCGAGGTCGTCGCGGCGCGCCTGCCGCAGTGGCTCGGGGAGCCGGAAGCCGCGGACGACGGCGCGTCGTGCGTCCTGCGGGCGACCGTGTCCGACGCGGTGGAGTGGATGGCGTTGCGTCTCGCGATGCTGGACGTGGACTTCCGGGTGCGGGAGCCGGTGGAACTCGTGGAGTGCGTACGAGGACTGGGGGCGCGGTTGGCGAGGGCGGCGGAGGGCGCGTGA
- a CDS encoding sigma-70 family RNA polymerase sigma factor, translating to MATRAVARRKSATGETSAAATSVRANGGELADRDLVGMYLDEIARTPLLDAAKEVELSQAIEAGVFARQVLEGYEETGADATREELQALIDESERAKDVFIRSNLRLVVAVARRYPRSGLPLLDLIQEGNAGLVRAVEKFDYRKGFKFSTYATWWIRQAITRSIADQSRTIRLPVHLVEELGRIRRVQREFNREHGREPEPAEIAAELGSTPERVTDVLDWARDPVSLNMSVDDEGETQFGDLLEDTSAVSPEQSVMTLLRSEELDDLIGRLDPRTASIIKMRYGIDDGRERTLTEVGKEHGLTRERIRQIEKHALLELKKLARDTGFEAAA from the coding sequence ATGGCAACCCGTGCCGTCGCCCGTCGTAAGTCCGCCACCGGCGAGACGAGCGCCGCGGCAACCAGCGTCCGCGCCAACGGCGGCGAGCTCGCCGACCGCGATCTGGTCGGCATGTACCTCGACGAGATCGCGCGGACACCGCTGCTCGACGCCGCCAAGGAGGTCGAGCTCAGTCAGGCCATCGAGGCGGGTGTGTTCGCGCGGCAGGTCCTCGAAGGCTACGAGGAGACCGGGGCGGACGCCACCCGGGAGGAGCTCCAGGCGCTGATCGACGAGAGCGAGCGGGCGAAGGACGTCTTCATCCGCTCCAACCTCCGTCTGGTCGTCGCGGTCGCCCGCCGCTACCCCCGCAGCGGTCTGCCGCTCCTCGACCTGATCCAGGAGGGCAACGCCGGCCTGGTCCGCGCGGTCGAGAAGTTCGACTACCGCAAGGGCTTCAAGTTCTCGACGTACGCGACCTGGTGGATCCGTCAGGCCATCACCCGGTCCATCGCCGACCAGTCCCGCACCATCCGGCTGCCCGTCCACCTGGTGGAGGAGCTGGGCAGGATCCGGCGCGTGCAGCGCGAGTTCAACCGCGAGCACGGCCGCGAGCCGGAGCCCGCCGAGATCGCCGCCGAGCTCGGCTCGACCCCCGAGCGCGTCACCGACGTCCTCGACTGGGCCCGCGACCCGGTCTCGCTGAACATGTCGGTGGACGACGAGGGCGAGACCCAGTTCGGCGACCTGCTGGAGGACACCTCGGCCGTGTCGCCCGAGCAGTCGGTGATGACGCTGCTGCGCAGCGAGGAGCTCGACGACCTCATCGGCCGCCTCGACCCGCGCACGGCCTCCATCATCAAGATGCGGTACGGCATCGACGACGGCCGTGAGCGCACGCTGACCGAGGTCGGCAAGGAGCACGGGCTCACCCGCGAGCGCATCCGGCAGATCGAGAAGCACGCGCTGCTGGAGCTGAAGAAGCTGGCCCGCGACACCGGCTTCGAGGCGGCGGCCTAG
- a CDS encoding MFS transporter yields the protein MTFSHTPDPSPARQAAGDRRRWLALAIVMTAAFMDLVDVTIVNIAIPSIQQDEGATFSQIQWITAGYALAFAAGLITGGRLGDIHGRKRVFLIGIGGFTVASALCGLAVNPEMLVASRILQGAMAALMVPQVLSIVHATFPAHERGKVFGLFGAIVGLGAVSGPLLGALLTEWNLFGLEWRPIFLINLPVGVAGLVLGSRFITESKAPRALRLDLVGVALVTLGLLMLVYPLTRGRELGWPLWGHLSMGGAVVVLALLVAYERRKSARDGSPLVELSLFKVKSFAAGIAVQTVFGVALGIFFLVWTLYMQVGLGWSPLRSGLTGVPFSLAVSVAAGVSVQKLVPRFGRKVLQAGALVMAAGVLLYIGESERYGLGITSWQMALPLVVMGVGMGLIVAPLTDAVLSQVPREHAGAASGLINTVQQMGNALGLGLVSVVFFGTMSDHLAPARIGPAYADAFENALGWVAAVMAVIFLLMFALPKRPAQHVEGAADEDPARVGERKEPTLV from the coding sequence ATGACCTTCTCGCACACCCCGGACCCCTCCCCAGCCCGGCAGGCCGCCGGTGACCGCCGTCGTTGGCTCGCCCTCGCGATCGTGATGACCGCCGCCTTCATGGACCTGGTCGACGTCACCATCGTCAACATCGCGATCCCGTCGATCCAGCAGGACGAGGGCGCCACCTTCAGCCAGATCCAGTGGATCACCGCCGGTTACGCCCTCGCGTTCGCCGCCGGCCTGATCACCGGCGGGCGGCTCGGCGACATCCACGGCCGCAAGCGGGTGTTCCTCATAGGCATCGGTGGCTTCACCGTGGCGTCCGCGCTGTGCGGCCTCGCCGTGAACCCGGAGATGCTGGTCGCCTCCCGCATCCTCCAAGGAGCCATGGCGGCGCTGATGGTGCCGCAGGTGCTGTCGATCGTGCACGCCACCTTCCCGGCGCACGAACGCGGCAAGGTGTTCGGCCTGTTCGGCGCGATCGTCGGACTGGGTGCCGTGTCCGGCCCGCTGCTGGGCGCCCTGCTCACCGAGTGGAACCTCTTCGGGCTCGAGTGGCGGCCCATCTTCCTCATCAACCTGCCGGTCGGCGTCGCCGGACTCGTCCTCGGCAGCCGCTTCATCACCGAGTCCAAGGCGCCGCGCGCCCTCCGGCTGGACCTGGTCGGGGTCGCCCTGGTCACCCTGGGCCTGCTGATGCTGGTCTACCCGCTCACCCGGGGCCGTGAGCTGGGCTGGCCGCTGTGGGGACACCTCTCGATGGGCGGCGCGGTCGTGGTCCTCGCGCTGCTGGTGGCGTACGAGCGCCGCAAGAGCGCGCGGGACGGCTCGCCGCTGGTCGAACTGTCGCTGTTCAAGGTGAAGAGCTTCGCGGCCGGCATCGCCGTGCAGACCGTGTTCGGGGTCGCGCTCGGCATCTTCTTCCTGGTGTGGACGCTGTACATGCAGGTGGGGCTCGGCTGGAGCCCGCTGCGGTCCGGGCTGACGGGCGTGCCGTTCTCCCTCGCCGTCTCCGTGGCGGCCGGGGTGTCGGTGCAGAAGCTGGTGCCGCGCTTCGGACGCAAGGTGCTCCAGGCGGGCGCGCTGGTGATGGCGGCCGGGGTCCTGCTCTACATCGGGGAGTCCGAGCGCTACGGCCTCGGCATCACGTCCTGGCAGATGGCGCTGCCGCTCGTCGTCATGGGCGTCGGCATGGGCCTGATCGTCGCCCCGCTGACGGACGCGGTGCTGTCCCAGGTGCCGCGTGAGCACGCCGGGGCCGCGTCCGGGCTCATCAACACCGTGCAGCAGATGGGCAACGCGCTGGGACTCGGCCTGGTGTCGGTGGTCTTCTTCGGCACGATGAGCGACCACCTGGCCCCGGCCCGCATCGGCCCGGCCTACGCGGACGCCTTCGAGAACGCGCTGGGCTGGGTGGCCGCGGTGATGGCCGTGATCTTCCTGCTGATGTTCGCGCTGCCCAAGCGGCCGGCCCAGCACGTGGAAGGGGCGGCGGACGAGGACCCGGCGCGAGTGGGGGAGCGGAAGGAGCCCACGCTGGTCTGA
- a CDS encoding MarR family winged helix-turn-helix transcriptional regulator, translated as MGYMNTAPIPVPADEPRWLNAEEQRVWRSYIEAATLLEDHLDRQLQRDAGMPHVYYGLLVKLAESPRRRLRMTELARYAKITRSRLSHAVARLEKNGWVRREDCPSDKRGQFAVLTDEGYAVLGQTAPGHVEAVRQAVFDRLTPEQQKSLGEIMRIVAEGLQPSEAGADLPWLR; from the coding sequence ATGGGATACATGAACACGGCACCCATCCCGGTCCCCGCCGACGAGCCCCGCTGGCTCAACGCCGAGGAACAGCGCGTCTGGCGCTCCTACATCGAGGCCGCCACCCTCCTCGAGGACCATCTCGACCGTCAGCTCCAGCGCGACGCGGGGATGCCGCATGTCTATTACGGCCTGCTGGTCAAGCTCGCCGAGTCACCCCGGCGACGGCTGCGGATGACGGAGCTGGCCCGGTACGCGAAGATCACCCGCTCCCGCCTCTCGCACGCGGTCGCCCGCCTGGAGAAGAACGGCTGGGTGCGCCGCGAGGACTGCCCCTCCGACAAGCGGGGCCAGTTCGCGGTGCTCACGGACGAGGGCTACGCGGTCCTGGGGCAGACCGCGCCGGGACACGTGGAGGCCGTGCGCCAGGCCGTGTTCGACCGGCTCACCCCGGAACAGCAGAAGTCCCTCGGCGAGATCATGCGGATCGTCGCCGAGGGACTTCAGCCCAGTGAAGCGGGCGCGGACCTGCCCTGGCTGCGCTGA
- a CDS encoding dioxygenase family protein — protein MSAATRERMPALYLSHGAPPLADDPVWPGELAAWAAALPRPKAVLVVSAHWEEAPLALGATTTVPLVYDFWGFPERYYQVRYEAPGAPALAESVRKLLRAPGTPVQDVPDRGLDHGAYVPLVEMYPGADIPVLQVSMPTLDPARLMEIGRRLAPLRDEGVLIIGSGFFTHNLAALRQSGVPAWSAEFDDWGRRALEAGDVDALLDFVRTSPAGLLAHPRTEHFAPLFVTMGAADAAGELDLHRSVIEGFWMGLAKRSVQFG, from the coding sequence ATGTCCGCCGCCACCCGGGAACGCATGCCCGCCCTCTATCTGAGCCACGGCGCCCCGCCGCTCGCCGACGATCCCGTCTGGCCCGGCGAACTCGCCGCGTGGGCCGCGGCCCTGCCGCGCCCCAAGGCCGTCCTGGTCGTCTCCGCCCACTGGGAGGAGGCGCCGCTCGCCCTCGGCGCCACCACGACCGTCCCCCTGGTCTACGACTTCTGGGGCTTCCCGGAGCGCTACTACCAGGTGCGCTACGAGGCTCCCGGCGCCCCCGCGCTCGCCGAGTCCGTACGCAAACTGCTGCGCGCCCCCGGTACGCCCGTGCAGGACGTCCCCGACCGCGGCCTCGACCACGGCGCGTACGTGCCGCTCGTCGAGATGTACCCCGGCGCCGACATCCCGGTCCTCCAGGTCTCCATGCCGACCCTCGATCCGGCGCGGCTCATGGAGATCGGCCGCAGGCTCGCGCCACTGCGCGACGAGGGCGTGCTGATCATCGGCTCCGGTTTCTTCACCCACAACCTGGCCGCACTGCGTCAGTCCGGTGTCCCCGCCTGGTCCGCCGAGTTCGACGACTGGGGCAGGCGCGCCCTGGAGGCGGGCGACGTGGACGCGCTGCTCGACTTCGTCCGCACGTCCCCGGCCGGCCTGCTGGCCCACCCGCGCACCGAGCACTTCGCCCCGCTGTTCGTGACGATGGGGGCCGCGGACGCCGCCGGCGAGCTGGATCTGCACAGGTCCGTGATCGAGGGGTTCTGGATGGGGCTGGCCAAGCGGTCGGTGCAGTTCGGCTGA
- a CDS encoding TetR/AcrR family transcriptional regulator: MQTATPEQHKVSRPRADALRNRERIVTAAREMFVEHGPDVPLDDIARRAGVGNATVYRNFPDRDALVREVVCSVMDRTARAAELALAENGDAFGALERFVHVAADERISALCPMVSSTFDQHHPDLEAARERVERLIAEVMDRAKAAGQLRTDVGVGDLMIAAAQLSRPPAGTGCLSADRFVHRHLQLFLDGLRAPARSALPGTAVTMEELRRPCDQ; encoded by the coding sequence GTGCAGACCGCAACCCCCGAGCAGCACAAGGTGAGCCGGCCCCGCGCCGACGCCCTGCGCAATCGGGAGCGGATCGTCACCGCCGCCCGCGAGATGTTCGTCGAGCACGGCCCCGACGTGCCGCTCGACGACATCGCCCGCCGGGCCGGCGTGGGCAACGCCACGGTGTACCGCAACTTCCCCGACCGCGACGCCCTCGTACGCGAGGTCGTCTGCTCGGTCATGGACCGTACGGCACGGGCGGCCGAGCTCGCGCTCGCGGAGAACGGCGACGCCTTCGGGGCGCTGGAGCGCTTCGTGCACGTTGCCGCCGACGAGCGGATCAGCGCCCTGTGCCCCATGGTCTCCAGCACCTTCGACCAGCACCACCCCGACCTGGAAGCGGCGCGGGAACGGGTCGAGCGGCTCATCGCCGAGGTCATGGACCGGGCGAAGGCGGCCGGTCAGCTCCGTACCGACGTGGGCGTGGGCGATCTGATGATCGCCGCGGCCCAGCTCAGCCGGCCCCCGGCCGGTACGGGGTGCCTGAGCGCCGACCGGTTCGTCCACCGCCACCTGCAACTGTTCCTGGACGGGCTGCGGGCTCCGGCCCGCTCCGCCCTGCCGGGCACCGCCGTGACCATGGAGGAGCTGCGCCGGCCCTGCGACCAGTAG